The Leptospira langatensis DNA segment GGGTGGGAGATCGATCCCGAACTCTACGAAGAATGTTCAAAAAATCTACAAGCCTCCGGGATCTCTTCAGAGGATCTCTTTCTGCATAGAGAGGATTTTCTGCAAGCAGAACCGAAAGAACTTTTTGACGCGATCTTGTGCAATCCTCCGTATCTTCGTTTAAGTCATTCTAAATTAGGAAAGAAATTTATAGAAGGATTCGAAGAGCAGATCCAAGCAGAGATTCCTGGGACCGCAAATCTGTATGTATTCTTTTTACTTCGTATACTAAAACTCTTAAGTCCTGGCGGAAGAGCTTCTGTGTTAGTTCCGTTCGAATTCTTAAATGCAGGGTATGGCGTTCCGATCAAAAAAGCCATCACCGATTCTGGACTATTGCGTCGTATACTGATCCTAGATTCTTCCTGGTCTTTATTCTCTGGCGCAGTAACTTCTTCTTGTATACTGTTTCTTGAAAATTCGGTCCAACAGGAAGAAGGATTTCTTTGGTCAAGGACGGACGCTTCCTTTAAGGACAGAGAAAGTATCCGTCTAATAGATCTGAAGTGGAAGAAAATCCGACTCGGTGCCGAAACCAAATGGACGAGACTTCTGCAAGAAAGTACAGACGAACCTGAAAATATAAAAAATGATGATAAAAATTCACCTAACAATAATTATGTGACTATGTCTAAAGGAGAGCGTCCCGGTTGGGTCCCCATCAAAGAGTTTGGAAGTTTCAGAAGGGGAATCGCGACTGGGGACAATCGTTACTTCCTTCTTTCTGAAAAGGACGTAGCTAATCTTTCCATCCCTCATTCTTTTCTCAGATCTTCCATTCCTAAGGCTCAGTATGCACTTTCTCCATTTTTCACGGGTGACGATTGGGACATTCTGAAATCCCAGGGAGCGAAAGTTTGGCTTCTGGATGCTAAGGAAGTACCTAAGGGAGAGCAATCGAGAGGGATCAATCTCTATCTGGAAGAAGGAGTTAAGAGAGGAGTTCCTACTCGTTTCCTTCCTTCTAAAAGAAAGCCATGGCACTCTCAGGAAAATCGACGACCCTGCAAGATCTTGGCTACTTCCTTTCATAGACAAGAGGTCAGATTCGTATTCAATCAAAGTCCCGCAGTGCACCTTACATGTTTTCACGGATTTTCCTCTAAACCGGAGTATTCCCATTTTGAGGAATTCCTATTTGCCTATCTGATCACTCCTCATGTCAGAAAGGAATTGGAGTCCAGAACTAGAGAATATGCGCAAGGACTCAGAAAGGTGGAACCCGGAGATCTGAATTCCTTGATCGTACCTGATTTCAGAAAACTAAAAGAGTCCGAAAAAGATAAGATAGAGAAATTACTACAGAACTATAGAACGATGATCCGACCTTGGACTCCAGGTAGAAGGCAAAAAGGGGAAAAGAGGATTAAAAATCCCGAAGAAGAGGCCACTCTAAAAAAGATAGAGCAGGAATTCTTCCTCGGGATCTGAGTAGAGTTACTTTAAGTTTTTATAAAGTTTATCCAAGAGTCGGACTAGGTCCTTCTTTTCCGGTTCGGAAAATCCCTTGTATAGACCCGCTAATAAAGATCTGGAAATACCTAACATCACCGGGCGTATGGAGTAAGCCTTGCGGGTGAGCTGAAGGTTTACGATCCTTTGGTCTTGTCCGTCTTTCACTCTTTCCACATAACCTAGGTCCTGAAGCTTGTCCACTAAGGCCGTCAAAGTGGATTTGTCGCGATCTATCATTCTCGCGATCTCCTGCATAGGGACCTTTTTGGACATTGCCAGAGCAAAAAGAATATCTGCATGGGTAGTGGTGAGCTGGCCCAGGCCCTTATCTTTTAACTCGGAGTTCAGTCTTCTGTGAAATTCATCTCTAATTCTGGAAATAAGATATATAATTGTACGAGGATTCATTGTTACCCACTTTCACTTGCCGATTAAGCGAATTGGTACAAATAGATAACTTCTCCTACTGCCGCAGCCTTAGGAGCACCCACTACCTCGAAACTCAATTTTAGGGTCATTCTTGCGGTACCCTTTAGATCCTTGAGTTCAACCAACTCCGCTTTTAATTGGAGTTTCGAGCCTACCTTGACAGGATCCAAGAAACGGAGCTTTTCCATTCCATAATTGATCCCCATCTTGATATTCTTTAGTTCCAAGATCTGACTGAGCAGATAAGGAGCCATAGAGAGTGTCAAATATCCGTGGGCAATTGTAGTCCCGAAAGGGGATTCCTTGGCTGCTCTGGCAGGATCGG contains these protein-coding regions:
- a CDS encoding HsdM family class I SAM-dependent methyltransferase is translated as MRFSFPDRLKFPSEDSGLKSKGKALGQFFTPKSLVRPMLDWVSEREGFFDKCNIKVLDPGTGKGIFFEEFHRLFPDLRSQFFGWEIDPELYEECSKNLQASGISSEDLFLHREDFLQAEPKELFDAILCNPPYLRLSHSKLGKKFIEGFEEQIQAEIPGTANLYVFFLLRILKLLSPGGRASVLVPFEFLNAGYGVPIKKAITDSGLLRRILILDSSWSLFSGAVTSSCILFLENSVQQEEGFLWSRTDASFKDRESIRLIDLKWKKIRLGAETKWTRLLQESTDEPENIKNDDKNSPNNNYVTMSKGERPGWVPIKEFGSFRRGIATGDNRYFLLSEKDVANLSIPHSFLRSSIPKAQYALSPFFTGDDWDILKSQGAKVWLLDAKEVPKGEQSRGINLYLEEGVKRGVPTRFLPSKRKPWHSQENRRPCKILATSFHRQEVRFVFNQSPAVHLTCFHGFSSKPEYSHFEEFLFAYLITPHVRKELESRTREYAQGLRKVEPGDLNSLIVPDFRKLKESEKDKIEKLLQNYRTMIRPWTPGRRQKGEKRIKNPEEEATLKKIEQEFFLGI
- a CDS encoding MarR family winged helix-turn-helix transcriptional regulator encodes the protein MNPRTIIYLISRIRDEFHRRLNSELKDKGLGQLTTTHADILFALAMSKKVPMQEIARMIDRDKSTLTALVDKLQDLGYVERVKDGQDQRIVNLQLTRKAYSIRPVMLGISRSLLAGLYKGFSEPEKKDLVRLLDKLYKNLK
- a CDS encoding MaoC family dehydratase; this encodes MPKLVISSFAELQAYEGKVLGVSEPHEITQAQIDKFADATLDHQWIHTDPARAAKESPFGTTIAHGYLTLSMAPYLLSQILELKNIKMGINYGMEKLRFLDPVKVGSKLQLKAELVELKDLKGTARMTLKLSFEVVGAPKAAAVGEVIYLYQFA